A genomic region of Mycobacterium senriense contains the following coding sequences:
- a CDS encoding phosphodiesterase, whose product MNVLELVAVPFQWGSALRGKRFFHPTGVLAEGHIERVAPAAQGLPIPSSDIVARVSKATGTPGALPDFIGLALRLPTPQAADKPWDILLVSSGSGVLSRALALRPATSWNGQTLTTLMPLHYQGNNWWLRAQTSSEIGGPGLSLDSVRSTLERSNIEVTLDQACGSGDFTPVARITLTTALDPERDHDVSFDPVLNTAPGLSLHPRWLADLRARAYRHSRDGRDAEE is encoded by the coding sequence GTGAACGTTTTGGAACTTGTGGCGGTGCCCTTTCAGTGGGGCTCTGCGCTCCGGGGCAAACGGTTCTTCCATCCGACCGGGGTGCTGGCCGAGGGCCACATCGAACGCGTTGCCCCCGCGGCGCAGGGCTTGCCGATCCCATCCTCGGACATTGTTGCGCGCGTGTCGAAGGCCACCGGTACGCCCGGGGCGCTGCCCGACTTCATCGGGTTGGCCCTCCGGCTGCCCACGCCCCAGGCCGCGGACAAGCCGTGGGACATCCTGCTTGTCTCGTCCGGGTCAGGGGTGCTGTCCCGCGCGCTGGCGTTACGGCCGGCCACGTCGTGGAACGGCCAGACCCTGACCACGCTGATGCCGTTGCACTATCAGGGCAACAACTGGTGGCTGCGGGCCCAGACCTCGAGCGAGATCGGCGGCCCGGGGTTGTCCCTCGACTCGGTCCGGTCAACGCTCGAGCGCAGCAACATCGAGGTGACACTCGACCAAGCCTGCGGCAGCGGCGATTTCACACCCGTGGCCCGCATCACGCTGACCACCGCCCTAGATCCCGAACGCGACCACGACGTGTCATTCGACCCGGTGCTCAACACGGCGCCGGGCCTGAGTTTGCACCCCCGGTGGCTGGCCGATCTGCGCGCCCGCGCCTATCGGCACAGCCGCGACGGCAGAGATGCCGAAGAGTAG
- a CDS encoding MarR family winged helix-turn-helix transcriptional regulator — protein sequence MDADAQCCGRDELESLISADLRELSTESDQIGRLFALIHCLRPNDFRALLYIMVAESGGRPMTSSDLSHRMGLSGSAITYLVDRLIDAGHIRRDNHPVDRRKVVLRNDETGLATARSFFSPLNAHTHVALAGLPDADLTTAHRVFAALLDALRCFQDELGEAPKPFPHRSTGVDA from the coding sequence ATGGACGCCGATGCGCAGTGCTGCGGCCGCGATGAGCTGGAGTCGCTGATCTCGGCCGATCTGCGGGAGCTGTCAACCGAGTCCGACCAGATCGGCCGGTTGTTCGCGCTGATACATTGCCTGCGGCCCAACGATTTCCGCGCCCTGCTCTACATCATGGTGGCGGAGAGCGGTGGGCGGCCGATGACGTCGAGCGACCTCAGCCACCGGATGGGGCTATCGGGTTCGGCGATCACCTACCTGGTGGACCGGTTGATCGACGCCGGCCATATCCGCCGCGACAACCACCCGGTCGACCGGCGAAAAGTCGTGTTGCGCAACGATGAAACCGGCCTTGCCACCGCCCGGTCGTTCTTCAGTCCGCTCAACGCGCACACCCACGTCGCGCTTGCCGGCCTACCGGATGCGGACCTGACCACCGCTCACCGGGTTTTCGCCGCGCTCCTCGACGCGCTGCGGTGCTTTCAGGACGAATTGGGCGAAGCGCCGAAACCCTTCCCACACCGTTCGACGGGTGTGGACGCCTGA